A region from the Halobellus litoreus genome encodes:
- a CDS encoding DEAD/DEAH box helicase yields MTDDEGGEELGGEERSDADEGPHGSAVPVDVERFRDVLEAEGRPLVTASEVARRLSTTQAVASEELDRLSESGAIERVNVESDPVVYFPREWRKLADRERIVLFPERREIVVDRPTQYTRAQLSQFAHLVDSTGERERTTADRETNTRGYIYEIRQEDVWQAPFDDVSDLLSMMRSVLPRRSPHLESWVESQWKRANRFRLFTHEDGYVVIEAASESLMGNVARQKLDEEQLVAPISDTQSWVRDGAEAAIKRILYEAGYPVVDDRDLDTGDPLDLDLTVDLRDYQRDWVDRFLDQRSGVLVGPSGAGKTVTAIGVLAAVGGETLVLVPSRELASQWRQELLRHTTLDAEQIGEYHGGQKEIRPVTIATYQTAGMDRHRSLFDSRGWGLVVYDEVHHIPSKIYRRSADLQTKHRLGLSATPVREDDKEKEIFTLIGPPIGTDWSKLFDAGYVQEPEVQIRYLPWADDLARNEWASAEGRDRHRIAAENPQKIEETRRLLGAHPDAKALVFVDWLEQGKALAESLDVPFVSGEMPHHRRERVFDSFRDGDLRTLVISRVGDEGIDLPNAELAIVASGLGGSRRQGAQRAGRTMRPAGGSQVYVLATRGTSEEDFAQRRMRHLAEKGVRVKESDRPRETETEAEAGVTEAVAEDGTDSSRDDRAEADEDDQIEQRTDDRPEGADSGTNRFVRGDADDQEE; encoded by the coding sequence ATGACAGACGACGAGGGCGGCGAGGAATTGGGGGGCGAAGAACGATCTGATGCGGACGAGGGCCCGCACGGGTCGGCTGTACCCGTCGACGTGGAACGCTTCCGTGACGTCTTGGAGGCCGAGGGACGCCCGCTGGTAACTGCCTCGGAAGTCGCCCGACGGCTGAGTACGACGCAGGCAGTCGCTTCGGAGGAACTCGACCGCCTCTCCGAGTCGGGCGCGATAGAGCGCGTCAACGTCGAATCGGATCCCGTCGTCTATTTCCCGAGAGAGTGGCGCAAGCTCGCCGATCGCGAGCGAATCGTGCTGTTCCCGGAGCGCCGAGAGATCGTCGTCGACCGCCCCACACAGTACACGCGCGCGCAACTCTCCCAGTTCGCTCACCTCGTCGACTCCACCGGCGAACGGGAACGAACGACTGCGGATCGGGAGACGAACACGCGTGGGTACATTTACGAGATCAGACAGGAAGACGTCTGGCAGGCCCCGTTCGACGACGTATCCGACCTGCTTTCGATGATGCGTTCGGTTCTCCCGCGTCGATCGCCCCACTTGGAATCGTGGGTCGAATCGCAGTGGAAACGCGCAAACCGATTCCGCCTGTTCACCCACGAGGACGGCTACGTCGTCATCGAGGCCGCTTCGGAGAGTCTGATGGGCAACGTCGCGCGCCAGAAACTCGACGAGGAGCAGTTGGTTGCGCCGATCTCCGACACGCAGAGCTGGGTCCGAGACGGGGCGGAAGCAGCGATCAAGCGGATCCTCTACGAGGCGGGGTATCCGGTCGTCGACGACCGCGACCTCGATACCGGAGACCCGCTCGATCTGGACCTGACGGTCGATCTGCGCGATTACCAACGGGACTGGGTCGATCGATTCCTCGATCAGCGGTCGGGCGTCCTCGTCGGCCCGTCGGGCGCGGGAAAGACAGTGACGGCGATCGGGGTCCTGGCCGCGGTCGGCGGCGAGACGCTCGTGTTAGTCCCGTCGCGTGAACTCGCCTCGCAGTGGCGTCAGGAACTCCTCAGGCACACCACCCTCGACGCGGAACAGATCGGCGAGTACCACGGCGGGCAGAAGGAGATCCGTCCGGTGACGATCGCGACCTACCAGACCGCGGGAATGGACCGCCACCGCTCCCTGTTCGACTCCCGCGGGTGGGGACTGGTCGTCTACGACGAGGTTCACCACATCCCTTCGAAGATATACCGACGGAGCGCGGACCTCCAGACGAAACACCGGCTTGGACTCTCGGCGACTCCCGTTCGAGAGGACGACAAGGAGAAGGAGATATTCACGCTAATCGGCCCTCCGATCGGAACCGACTGGTCGAAACTGTTCGACGCCGGGTACGTCCAAGAGCCGGAGGTCCAGATCCGGTATCTGCCGTGGGCCGACGACCTCGCGCGTAACGAGTGGGCGAGCGCCGAGGGACGAGACAGGCACCGAATCGCGGCGGAGAACCCGCAGAAGATCGAAGAGACTCGCCGGCTGCTCGGCGCCCACCCGGACGCGAAAGCGCTCGTCTTCGTCGACTGGCTCGAACAGGGGAAAGCGCTCGCGGAGTCGCTCGACGTTCCGTTCGTCAGCGGCGAGATGCCGCATCACCGTCGCGAGCGCGTGTTCGATTCGTTTCGGGACGGCGACCTCCGCACGCTCGTTATCTCGCGCGTCGGCGACGAGGGCATCGACCTGCCGAACGCGGAGCTCGCGATCGTCGCGTCCGGCCTCGGCGGGTCGCGACGGCAGGGCGCACAGCGCGCCGGACGGACGATGCGACCCGCCGGCGGGTCACAGGTGTACGTACTCGCCACCCGCGGGACTTCCGAGGAGGACTTCGCACAGCGACGGATGCGCCACCTGGCTGAGAAAGGCGTTCGGGTGAAGGAGTCGGACCGTCCCCGAGAGACGGAGACGGAGGCGGAGGCGGGCGTGACCGAAGCGGTGGCGGAGGACGGAACTGACTCGTCGAGAGACGACCGAGCCGAAGCGGACGAGGACGATCAGATCGAACAGCGAACAGACGACAGACCCGAAGGTGCCGATTCAGGCACGAACCGGTTTGTCCGAGGCGACGCCGACGACCAGGAGGAGTGA
- a CDS encoding type I restriction endonuclease subunit M, with protein sequence MPDGDSVGDNDGTSPLPRLLDTDLLGQYRSSLEASLGHPTIESEFDAWRAYVAGRHGDVFAHLADDSSVSAAAQTLFVDTLTFDFLLTRLLDAVEDRFDCTVARPLAADASVPFDADFASVHEVVAAEMSVPAEASAFRRQAVECVESASPYDVAGLYRESVSLRTRRAFGRYDTPRGLAELAVQEVFERSAEGGRASEAAGSESELRSAEEADSARSADISLVVDPGCGAGAFLGAAAARLVAEPRDVPATERIRTILDSVRGFDIAPSAVRASRLALILAVRPLLEAMNDSERATEGRPTFTPRVVLGDAAEATPDSPPLDGERADALLMNPPWLTWDSLSETVKDRWRTDSGDGSEPALFGHRGLDARLGYANDDLSVPYALRCVHRLLRDGGRASLILKRDLLIGPAGERLRRSDIGGRSIVYDRVHDFGSLAPFAEVDAGTALFALRMGGSGDHSDVSGTEPTEDGIPLTRWCTVSETNAPTPSRNGVDSFESLSRMRSSFDRTRTHLVPAEPGTPSSPWLSADAERAALGTCTYRIRHGVKDDAKAVYAVDEETIERHGLESDHVYPYLKSKHIVKYGLFGHDLQLVPQRRVDENNEDEIRRETPATYAYLDAHRDRLLDRGSSWFDGEPFYSLFGIGPYTWAEYKVVWCRLGFKPHFAVVSTVSDSLVGDKPVVPGDHCMFVATDDEREAHYLCALLNSAPYQRCLRDISSGGKASLSKSTVERLALPKWDDSHRQRRLAALSQRAHSIVPEHTDCSKRAYNTKTIPELASVQHEIDRTAERFLVADADGGV encoded by the coding sequence ATGCCAGACGGAGACTCTGTCGGCGACAATGACGGCACCTCCCCGCTGCCACGTCTCTTGGATACTGATCTGCTCGGACAGTATCGGTCGTCGCTGGAAGCGTCACTCGGCCACCCGACGATCGAGTCCGAGTTCGACGCGTGGCGAGCGTACGTTGCCGGACGGCACGGAGACGTCTTTGCCCACCTCGCCGACGACTCGTCGGTATCGGCGGCCGCTCAGACGCTTTTCGTCGACACCCTGACCTTCGACTTCCTGCTCACCCGACTGCTCGACGCGGTCGAAGATCGATTCGACTGTACCGTTGCCCGCCCACTCGCGGCCGACGCCTCGGTCCCGTTCGACGCGGACTTCGCATCCGTCCACGAGGTGGTTGCTGCCGAGATGTCCGTTCCGGCGGAGGCGTCTGCGTTCCGTCGGCAGGCCGTCGAGTGCGTCGAGTCGGCGTCGCCGTACGACGTCGCGGGCCTCTATCGAGAGTCCGTTTCACTCCGCACCCGGCGGGCATTCGGTCGGTACGACACGCCTCGCGGACTCGCTGAACTCGCGGTCCAAGAGGTTTTTGAGCGCTCCGCAGAGGGTGGAAGGGCGTCCGAAGCGGCCGGATCCGAATCAGAATTACGCTCCGCTGAAGAAGCCGACTCGGCCCGTTCAGCGGACATCTCGCTCGTGGTGGACCCCGGCTGTGGTGCCGGGGCTTTCCTCGGTGCGGCGGCGGCTCGGCTTGTAGCGGAGCCACGGGACGTTCCAGCCACCGAGCGAATCCGAACCATACTCGATTCCGTCCGCGGATTCGACATCGCCCCGAGTGCCGTTCGGGCTTCCCGGCTCGCGCTTATCCTCGCCGTCCGGCCGCTCCTCGAAGCGATGAACGATTCAGAGCGGGCGACCGAGGGGCGCCCGACGTTCACTCCTCGCGTCGTTCTCGGCGACGCCGCCGAAGCGACTCCCGACAGTCCTCCGCTCGACGGGGAACGCGCCGACGCGCTGTTGATGAACCCGCCGTGGCTGACCTGGGATTCGCTGTCGGAGACGGTGAAAGACCGCTGGCGAACGGACTCGGGAGACGGCTCCGAACCGGCCTTGTTCGGCCACCGTGGTCTCGACGCCCGACTCGGTTACGCGAACGACGATCTCTCAGTACCGTACGCGCTTCGCTGTGTCCACCGATTGCTCCGCGACGGGGGCCGCGCGTCGCTGATTCTGAAGCGAGACCTCCTCATCGGTCCCGCCGGGGAACGGCTCCGGCGATCGGACATCGGCGGGCGCTCGATCGTCTACGATCGCGTCCACGACTTCGGCTCGTTGGCCCCGTTCGCGGAGGTCGACGCGGGGACCGCGCTGTTCGCGCTCCGGATGGGCGGAAGCGGAGACCATAGCGACGTTTCTGGAACGGAACCGACGGAAGACGGGATCCCGCTGACCCGATGGTGTACTGTTTCCGAAACGAACGCGCCAACGCCGTCACGGAACGGCGTCGATTCCTTCGAGTCGTTGTCGAGGATGCGATCGTCGTTCGATCGCACGCGGACGCACCTCGTCCCGGCCGAACCGGGTACCCCGTCGTCGCCTTGGCTCAGTGCTGACGCCGAGAGAGCGGCGCTCGGAACGTGCACCTATCGAATTCGACACGGCGTCAAAGACGACGCGAAAGCGGTCTACGCAGTCGACGAGGAGACGATCGAGCGCCACGGTCTGGAATCCGATCACGTCTACCCGTATTTGAAATCGAAACACATCGTGAAGTACGGCCTCTTCGGTCACGACCTCCAACTCGTTCCCCAACGACGCGTCGACGAGAACAACGAGGACGAGATCCGGCGGGAGACCCCGGCGACGTACGCCTATCTGGATGCACACCGCGATCGACTGCTCGACCGCGGCTCTTCCTGGTTCGACGGCGAGCCGTTCTACTCGCTTTTCGGGATCGGTCCGTACACGTGGGCGGAGTACAAGGTCGTCTGGTGCCGCCTCGGATTCAAGCCGCACTTCGCCGTCGTCTCGACGGTCTCCGACTCTCTCGTCGGCGACAAGCCAGTCGTCCCGGGAGACCACTGTATGTTCGTCGCTACCGACGACGAGCGCGAAGCCCACTACCTCTGTGCGCTTCTCAATTCCGCGCCCTATCAGCGGTGCCTCCGCGACATCTCCTCCGGGGGGAAAGCCAGCCTCTCGAAGTCGACGGTCGAGCGACTCGCACTCCCGAAATGGGACGACAGCCACCGACAGCGACGACTCGCAGCGCTGTCACAACGAGCCCACTCGATCGTTCCCGAACACACCGACTGCTCGAAACGGGCCTACAATACCAAGACGATTCCCGAGCTGGCTTCCGTCCAGCACGAAATCGACCGAACCGCCGAACGGTTCCTAGTTGCTGACGCCGACGGAGGAGTCTGA
- a CDS encoding SDR family NAD(P)-dependent oxidoreductase: MARTAVIAGVGPGLGESLARTFAAEGCRVALFARTADFIEDLAADLPDPGEGLAVRTDLSDVSEIREGFATVRAEFGSVDVLVNHASAAAWKGLMDLSVEEFEDAWAVGGRGAFVCSKEAVGDMLDTGGGTVIFTGATSAVRSLGGTIGFTAAKFAARGMAMDIAQEFGPDGVHVAHVVIDGQIDGPEARERNPERGAETFLDPDEMAETYWHLVEQDDIGTQPFEVHITNGPQNTEFL; this comes from the coding sequence ATGGCACGCACCGCAGTCATCGCGGGTGTCGGTCCCGGACTGGGTGAATCGCTCGCCCGAACGTTCGCTGCCGAAGGCTGTCGAGTAGCGCTGTTCGCTCGCACAGCGGATTTCATCGAAGACTTAGCCGCCGACCTCCCCGATCCGGGAGAGGGACTCGCAGTTCGGACCGACCTCAGCGACGTTTCGGAGATCAGAGAGGGTTTCGCGACGGTCAGAGCGGAGTTCGGCTCCGTCGACGTGCTCGTCAATCACGCGAGCGCGGCCGCCTGGAAGGGGCTGATGGATCTGAGCGTGGAGGAGTTCGAGGACGCGTGGGCGGTCGGTGGCCGCGGCGCGTTCGTCTGCTCGAAGGAGGCTGTCGGCGATATGCTCGACACGGGGGGCGGGACAGTCATTTTCACGGGCGCTACCTCCGCGGTGCGGAGCCTCGGCGGCACGATCGGCTTCACGGCCGCGAAGTTCGCGGCGCGCGGGATGGCGATGGACATCGCTCAGGAGTTCGGACCCGACGGCGTCCACGTCGCCCACGTCGTCATCGACGGCCAGATCGACGGTCCGGAGGCCCGCGAGCGGAACCCCGAGCGGGGCGCGGAGACGTTCCTCGATCCCGACGAGATGGCAGAGACCTACTGGCATCTCGTCGAACAGGACGACATCGGCACCCAACCCTTCGAGGTGCACATCACCAACGGCCCGCAGAATACGGAGTTCCTGTGA
- the cutA gene encoding divalent-cation tolerance protein CutA, protein MPTVYVTAPRDAAADLATFLIDEKLAACVNVVDCESYYRWDGDVYEGDEEAILLAKTTADRYPELRRQLEAEHPAEVPCIERFDEADVLDSYAEWVDREVR, encoded by the coding sequence ATGCCGACTGTATACGTAACTGCTCCCCGAGACGCGGCCGCGGATCTCGCCACGTTCCTGATCGACGAGAAGCTGGCCGCCTGCGTCAACGTCGTCGACTGCGAGTCGTACTACCGCTGGGACGGAGACGTCTACGAGGGCGACGAGGAAGCGATCCTCCTCGCGAAGACGACCGCGGATCGATACCCCGAACTCAGACGACAACTCGAAGCCGAACATCCGGCCGAGGTCCCGTGTATCGAGCGCTTCGACGAAGCCGACGTGCTCGATTCGTACGCGGAATGGGTCGACAGGGAGGTGCGGTAG
- a CDS encoding aldehyde dehydrogenase family protein: MDPKPFENERTFAAYRSEGTLDEFHRSFEEAVTEVESELGRSHALLIDGRRVDAEETYTVTSPADQTLEIGQFAAAGADDVDRAVAAARDAFDEWRATHWSERIEIFRRAAALMRNRKFELAATLTLENGKNRTEAMADIDEGIDFLRFYSRELERNDGYEYDTGEPTPGEHCTNALEPFGVFGVIGPFNFPFAIFCGMLSGALLTGNTAVAKPASATSLIAHKAVDILVEAGLPDGVVNLVTGSGGAVGRPLVEHEDVAGVVFTGSRTVGRNIRRTFFDLEKPGPVIAELGGKNPVIVTANADLEKAVSGVTNGAFGYSGQKCSATSRVYVDERVIEEFTDRLVAATEELVIDRPRTAEAFVSPLIDDDALDRYVDICDRARQVGTVRTGGAVVADDGRSGDTGSDGDRSGREKTGRERSGDLPNGRFVEPTVVTGVPHDHELAREEHFVPFVTIHPVSGLDEAIANANDSTYGLCAGLFSEDENEVETWFERIESGMCYVNREQSATTGALVQAQPFGGWKASGTTSKFAGGYWYLPQFLREQSRTVVGDVGRE, translated from the coding sequence ATGGACCCGAAACCCTTCGAGAACGAACGCACGTTCGCCGCATACCGATCGGAGGGAACGCTCGACGAGTTCCACCGATCGTTCGAGGAGGCAGTCACGGAGGTCGAATCCGAACTGGGGCGATCCCACGCGCTTTTGATCGACGGCCGGCGGGTCGACGCCGAGGAGACGTACACCGTCACCAGTCCAGCCGATCAGACGCTCGAAATCGGGCAGTTCGCAGCGGCCGGAGCGGACGACGTCGACCGAGCGGTCGCGGCCGCACGTGACGCCTTCGACGAGTGGCGGGCGACCCACTGGAGCGAGCGGATCGAGATATTTCGACGTGCGGCAGCGCTGATGCGGAATCGGAAGTTCGAACTCGCGGCGACGTTGACCCTCGAGAACGGCAAGAACCGGACCGAGGCGATGGCGGATATAGACGAAGGCATCGACTTCCTCCGGTTCTACAGCCGCGAACTCGAACGCAACGACGGGTACGAGTACGACACGGGCGAACCGACGCCCGGAGAGCACTGCACGAACGCCCTGGAGCCGTTCGGCGTCTTCGGCGTGATCGGCCCGTTCAACTTCCCGTTCGCCATCTTCTGCGGGATGCTCTCCGGCGCGTTGCTCACGGGGAACACGGCCGTCGCGAAGCCCGCGAGCGCGACGTCGCTGATCGCCCACAAGGCAGTCGATATCCTCGTCGAGGCCGGCCTTCCCGACGGCGTCGTCAACCTGGTCACCGGAAGTGGGGGCGCAGTCGGCCGACCGCTCGTCGAACACGAGGACGTCGCCGGCGTCGTCTTCACCGGGTCCAGGACCGTGGGCCGAAACATCCGTCGGACCTTCTTCGACCTCGAGAAACCAGGCCCGGTGATCGCCGAACTCGGCGGAAAGAACCCGGTGATCGTCACCGCAAACGCCGATCTCGAAAAGGCGGTCTCGGGCGTCACAAACGGCGCGTTCGGGTACAGCGGACAGAAGTGCTCGGCGACCAGCCGCGTATACGTCGACGAGCGCGTGATCGAGGAGTTCACCGACCGACTGGTCGCGGCGACCGAGGAGTTGGTGATCGACAGACCGCGGACCGCCGAGGCGTTCGTCTCGCCGCTGATCGACGACGACGCTCTCGACCGGTACGTAGACATCTGTGATCGGGCGCGGCAGGTGGGCACGGTCCGGACTGGCGGGGCTGTCGTCGCCGACGACGGGCGCTCCGGCGACACGGGCTCGGACGGAGATCGCTCTGGCAGAGAGAAGACCGGGCGGGAGCGCTCGGGGGACCTCCCCAACGGACGGTTCGTCGAGCCGACGGTGGTGACCGGCGTCCCGCACGACCACGAACTCGCACGGGAGGAACACTTCGTCCCGTTCGTGACGATCCACCCCGTCTCGGGGCTCGACGAGGCGATCGCCAACGCCAACGACAGCACATACGGGCTCTGTGCCGGACTCTTTTCAGAGGACGAAAACGAGGTCGAGACCTGGTTCGAGCGGATCGAATCGGGGATGTGCTACGTGAACCGCGAGCAGAGCGCGACGACCGGCGCACTCGTCCAAGCGCAGCCGTTCGGGGGCTGGAAGGCGTCCGGGACGACCAGCAAGTTCGCCGGCGGCTACTGGTACCTCCCGCAGTTCCTGCGGGAGCAGAGTCGGACCGTCGTCGGCGACGTCGGGAGAGAGTAG
- a CDS encoding FAD-dependent oxidoreductase produces MSRVAIVGGGPAGLSAALFAAKNGLEAVVFDTDDTWMHKAHLFNYPGVGSLDGSAFLQTARQQADDFGAERHQDVEVTDVDASGDGFTLTADGETHDADYLVLATGASRDLAESLGCAFSDDDTVEVDVSMETSVADAYATGGMVRAEEWQAVISAGDGAAAALNILSKEKGEHYHDFDTPATAEEVFGGMRDEA; encoded by the coding sequence ATGTCACGAGTAGCAATCGTCGGCGGCGGTCCCGCCGGCCTCTCGGCTGCCCTGTTCGCGGCGAAGAACGGCCTCGAAGCGGTCGTTTTCGATACGGACGACACGTGGATGCACAAGGCGCACCTGTTCAATTACCCGGGCGTCGGCTCGCTCGACGGCTCGGCGTTTCTGCAGACCGCACGCCAACAGGCGGACGATTTCGGCGCGGAGCGCCATCAAGACGTGGAAGTCACTGACGTCGACGCCAGCGGGGACGGGTTCACCCTCACCGCCGACGGAGAGACCCACGACGCCGACTACCTGGTCCTCGCGACCGGTGCGAGTCGCGATCTCGCGGAGTCGCTCGGCTGTGCGTTCTCCGACGACGACACCGTCGAGGTCGACGTCTCGATGGAGACGAGCGTCGCAGACGCCTACGCCACGGGCGGAATGGTCCGCGCCGAGGAGTGGCAGGCGGTCATCTCCGCCGGCGACGGCGCCGCGGCGGCGCTGAACATCCTCTCGAAGGAGAAGGGCGAGCACTACCACGACTTCGACACGCCGGCCACCGCCGAGGAGGTCTTCGGCGGTATGCGCGACGAAGCCTGA
- a CDS encoding PQQ-binding-like beta-propeller repeat protein, with the protein MKRPPRANDGSSTGSPPDDAEISSQHREEARDHGATASTRRQFLASLGVALGGTVAGCGGTGTPEGSPGSGSGTDGTDASNGRPTPAALGPTPEAVGPWPQARADAGNTGFVETSGPTADPSRRWTTDSAGTVGAAVGAPPGAGAENGDTAGDENDGVDGPYVVSEDGRIAALDPAGEVRWRATLADARFPPAVGAGFAVVPQRERLTVFDAASGERVRSIELPGGVLYAPTLVGTRAYVGTFSNGVVAVDVASGETLWEAVAPSRAYPPLVVDGVAFATARRWETDEDDGEPGVLVALDSESGERLWDRPLDGPPTAPPGHHEGVVYAGTNRGSVYAVGAGSGDRRWRRTVGDWVTRGPTAAADGIYVVVLGEGPVKLDREGGVLWQSEAGGSTNPVLTDDDVVLGTDDGVVAVDREDGSVSWRRETDAAVQFDARLRDGVVYAGDQYGTVVALDASSGDRRWEFPFRPTTMSGPVVGPRTVAGGSRDGGTYDVLATEGQELSLAGGAATPAITPVFLEDMRGDSETDAEGSAGSPTRTGTAPDSTAAETLLGGGTDGSLFRVRTVDYGESPRGKLRPTPTPTATPGPAEPTATPTPHIDFPKPEPLWERGLDVRLRSPVTYADGRAYVGTEAGFVVVDPRNGQLLWQLSLESDDGDGDDGGPVSGAPAVSTGRVFVATAAGRLVAVDPGDDSTAPGDGENTPTTGEDGGEPSTTGEGDPDDGSGVARPVVDWEESVGAGVHAGPAAVDGSVFVADEAGRVSAYDVEGERRWRREVGGAVFGGPSVTDRRVFVGTDAGEVVALHRDDGSVAWRQSTDGSVRATPAVGDETVYAGDHTGTLWAFDATSGDVRWQLALGRWVDAPPALGHGAVFVADQTGRVYAVVGE; encoded by the coding sequence ATGAAACGCCCTCCACGCGCGAACGACGGATCTTCCACCGGCAGTCCGCCCGACGACGCCGAAATCTCTTCCCAACACCGCGAGGAAGCCCGTGATCACGGAGCGACAGCATCGACCCGACGGCAGTTTCTCGCGAGCCTCGGCGTCGCCCTCGGGGGCACTGTCGCCGGATGCGGCGGGACGGGGACCCCCGAAGGGAGCCCCGGGTCGGGGTCCGGCACGGACGGGACCGACGCATCGAACGGCCGACCTACTCCCGCGGCTCTCGGACCCACACCCGAAGCCGTCGGTCCGTGGCCACAGGCCCGCGCGGACGCGGGGAACACCGGTTTCGTCGAGACCTCGGGGCCGACCGCGGACCCGAGCCGCAGGTGGACGACGGACAGCGCCGGAACGGTCGGAGCCGCGGTCGGCGCGCCGCCGGGCGCGGGTGCAGAAAATGGCGACACCGCCGGCGACGAAAACGACGGAGTGGACGGCCCGTACGTCGTCAGCGAGGACGGCCGAATCGCAGCCCTCGACCCGGCGGGCGAAGTCCGCTGGCGGGCGACCCTCGCCGACGCCCGGTTCCCGCCGGCGGTCGGGGCCGGCTTCGCTGTCGTCCCACAGCGCGAGCGACTGACGGTGTTCGACGCCGCGAGCGGTGAACGGGTTCGCTCGATCGAACTCCCGGGCGGCGTCCTCTACGCGCCGACGCTCGTCGGGACGCGCGCGTACGTGGGGACGTTCTCGAACGGCGTCGTCGCTGTCGACGTCGCGAGCGGGGAGACGCTCTGGGAAGCGGTCGCGCCCAGCCGCGCGTACCCGCCACTCGTCGTCGACGGCGTCGCCTTCGCCACCGCGAGACGCTGGGAGACGGACGAGGACGACGGCGAACCGGGCGTGCTCGTCGCACTCGACAGCGAGTCCGGGGAGCGACTGTGGGACCGCCCGCTCGACGGGCCGCCGACCGCCCCACCCGGTCACCACGAGGGCGTCGTCTACGCCGGTACGAATCGGGGCTCCGTGTACGCCGTCGGCGCGGGGTCGGGCGACCGTCGCTGGCGGAGGACGGTCGGCGACTGGGTGACGCGGGGGCCGACCGCCGCCGCGGACGGGATCTACGTCGTTGTTCTAGGGGAGGGCCCCGTGAAATTGGACCGCGAAGGGGGCGTCCTATGGCAGTCCGAAGCCGGTGGGAGCACGAATCCCGTTCTGACCGATGACGATGTCGTCCTCGGAACCGACGACGGCGTCGTCGCCGTCGACCGGGAGGACGGAAGCGTGAGCTGGCGTCGCGAGACCGACGCCGCGGTCCAGTTCGACGCCCGCCTCCGGGACGGAGTCGTCTACGCCGGCGATCAGTACGGGACCGTCGTCGCCCTCGACGCATCCTCGGGGGACCGGCGCTGGGAGTTCCCGTTCCGCCCGACGACGATGTCCGGACCGGTCGTCGGGCCGCGTACCGTCGCCGGCGGGAGCAGGGACGGCGGGACGTACGACGTCCTCGCGACCGAGGGGCAGGAGCTGTCGCTCGCCGGCGGCGCGGCCACTCCGGCGATCACGCCGGTCTTCCTCGAGGACATGAGGGGCGATTCGGAGACGGACGCCGAAGGGAGCGCCGGTTCGCCGACGAGGACGGGAACTGCGCCGGATTCGACGGCGGCCGAGACGCTTCTCGGCGGCGGCACGGACGGCTCGCTGTTCCGCGTCAGAACGGTCGACTACGGGGAATCACCGCGGGGGAAACTCCGACCGACGCCGACGCCGACCGCGACGCCGGGGCCGGCAGAGCCGACCGCAACGCCGACTCCGCACATCGACTTCCCGAAACCCGAACCGCTCTGGGAGCGCGGCCTCGACGTCCGACTGCGCTCGCCGGTCACCTACGCCGACGGCCGGGCATACGTCGGGACCGAAGCGGGATTCGTCGTTGTCGATCCTCGCAACGGGCAGTTGCTGTGGCAGCTCTCGCTGGAGTCGGACGATGGCGATGGCGACGACGGCGGGCCGGTGAGCGGTGCGCCGGCGGTGTCGACCGGTCGCGTGTTCGTCGCGACGGCCGCCGGTCGACTCGTCGCGGTCGATCCGGGGGACGATTCGACCGCCCCCGGCGACGGTGAGAACACGCCGACCACCGGGGAGGACGGAGGAGAACCGTCGACCACCGGGGAAGGCGATCCCGACGACGGGAGCGGAGTGGCCCGCCCCGTGGTCGACTGGGAGGAGTCGGTGGGCGCGGGGGTCCACGCCGGTCCCGCCGCAGTCGACGGATCGGTCTTCGTCGCCGACGAGGCGGGTCGCGTGAGCGCATACGACGTCGAGGGCGAACGCCGCTGGCGTCGGGAAGTCGGCGGCGCGGTCTTCGGCGGGCCATCGGTGACGGACCGGCGCGTGTTCGTCGGCACGGACGCGGGCGAGGTCGTCGCGCTGCACCGCGACGACGGGTCGGTCGCGTGGCGACAGTCGACCGACGGGTCGGTTCGGGCGACGCCCGCGGTCGGGGACGAGACGGTGTACGCTGGGGATCACACGGGGACGCTCTGGGCGTTCGACGCGACCAGCGGGGACGTCCGCTGGCAGTTGGCGCTCGGCCGGTGGGTCGACGCCCCGCCGGCGCTCGGTCACGGGGCGGTGTTCGTTGCCGATCAGACCGGGCGCGTGTACGCGGTCGTCGGCGAGTGA